A region of Deltaproteobacteria bacterium DNA encodes the following proteins:
- a CDS encoding glutamine synthetase family protein, with translation MDCQSIEDVKRIVEEKDISFIQFWFTDVLGVLKSFAVTPSELDEGLTEGMGFDGSSIQGFARIEESDMIAKPDPTTFQLVPWRSNERPVARMFCDILNPDGTPYEGDPRYVLKRLLKKVEDKGFTFYVGPELEYFYFKDDTCTEVLDAGGYFDSRPLDMGSNLRRDTIFALQSMGIQVEYSHHEVAPSQHEIDLRYQDALKMADNTMTYRIVVKEIARQHGVYATFMPKPIFGENGSGMHVHQSLFKGSRNAFYDSNDKYNLSEMAKHYIAGVMRHAPEITAVCNQWVNSYKRLVPGYEAPVYVSWARRNRSAMIRVPMYKPGKENATRIEFRSPDPACNPYLAFAVMLGAGLEGIEKKYELPAPVEEDIFEMNPAERKAHGITDLPGNLYAGILATEKSELVKRILGDHVFHKFIENKKIEWDHYRTHVSRFEIDTYLPKL, from the coding sequence ATGGATTGTCAGAGCATAGAAGATGTGAAACGGATTGTTGAGGAAAAGGACATCAGCTTTATCCAGTTCTGGTTCACCGATGTACTGGGGGTTCTCAAAAGCTTTGCCGTTACACCGTCCGAACTGGATGAAGGCCTCACCGAGGGCATGGGTTTTGACGGATCTTCCATTCAGGGATTTGCCAGGATCGAGGAGAGCGACATGATTGCCAAACCCGATCCAACCACGTTTCAACTGGTGCCGTGGCGGAGCAATGAGCGGCCCGTGGCCAGGATGTTTTGCGATATCCTTAACCCCGACGGCACCCCCTATGAGGGAGACCCTCGATATGTCTTGAAACGACTCCTGAAGAAAGTGGAAGACAAGGGCTTCACCTTCTATGTCGGACCTGAGCTGGAATATTTTTACTTCAAGGACGACACCTGCACAGAGGTCCTGGATGCGGGAGGATATTTCGATTCGAGGCCCCTGGATATGGGGAGCAACTTGCGAAGGGATACGATCTTTGCGCTCCAGTCCATGGGTATTCAGGTGGAATACAGCCACCATGAGGTAGCCCCGAGCCAGCACGAAATCGATCTTCGGTACCAGGATGCCCTCAAGATGGCCGACAACACCATGACCTATCGGATCGTCGTCAAAGAGATTGCACGCCAGCACGGCGTATATGCGACCTTCATGCCCAAGCCGATCTTCGGAGAAAACGGGAGCGGGATGCATGTCCATCAATCTCTCTTTAAGGGGAGCAGGAATGCCTTTTATGATTCAAATGATAAATATAATCTCTCCGAGATGGCGAAGCACTATATCGCGGGAGTGATGCGTCACGCCCCGGAGATTACTGCGGTCTGCAATCAGTGGGTCAATTCCTACAAGCGACTGGTACCGGGATATGAGGCCCCGGTATACGTGTCGTGGGCCAGGAGAAACCGCTCGGCCATGATCCGGGTGCCCATGTATAAGCCGGGCAAGGAAAACGCCACCCGCATCGAATTCAGGTCCCCTGATCCGGCCTGCAACCCTTATCTTGCCTTTGCGGTGATGTTGGGCGCCGGCCTGGAAGGGATTGAAAAGAAATATGAGTTGCCGGCCCCGGTGGAAGAAGATATCTTCGAGATGAATCCGGCCGAGCGAAAGGCCCACGGGATTACCGATCTGCCGGGAAACCTCTACGCCGGGATCCTGGCCACGGAAAAGAGCGAACTGGTAAAGCGGATCCTGGGCGACCATGTGTTCCACAAATTCATTGAAAACAAAAAAATCGAATGGGACCATTACCGGACCCATGTGAGCCGGTTCGAGATCGATACGTATTTGCCGAAGCTGTAG
- a CDS encoding hydrogenase iron-sulfur subunit gives MTDSSKRILALFYCRNIPESSETDRQAIETAHGEQIRLFPLPCSGRLEPMHLLRALEEVADAAYLITCPEGACRYFEGNRRAKMRVERTREILAAIGLAPERAGIVMGSKEAPRTLAQHAAEIFDKISQMGPSPALKRPANGTFACEKRRDWL, from the coding sequence ATGACAGATTCAAGCAAGCGCATTCTGGCGCTCTTTTACTGCCGGAATATCCCGGAGAGCAGCGAGACCGACCGGCAGGCGATCGAGACGGCCCATGGCGAACAGATCCGCCTCTTTCCCCTGCCGTGCAGCGGGAGACTCGAACCGATGCATCTGTTGCGGGCGCTGGAGGAGGTGGCGGATGCCGCCTACCTCATTACCTGCCCTGAAGGGGCATGCCGGTATTTTGAGGGAAACCGTCGTGCGAAAATGCGCGTGGAGCGGACCCGGGAGATACTTGCGGCCATCGGGCTGGCGCCGGAGCGGGCCGGGATTGTCATGGGATCGAAAGAGGCCCCAAGAACGCTTGCTCAGCATGCAGCGGAAATATTTGACAAAATCTCTCAGATGGGGCCTTCGCCTGCTTTGAAGCGCCCTGCGAACGGGACGTTCGCATGCGAGAAAAGGAGAGACTGGTTATGA
- a CDS encoding DUF3786 domain-containing protein, with amino-acid sequence MPTGACGINCDVCKLRLLGLCSTCGPGKSPEAQKKLAAQKAVFGGTCTILACAVMNRIDYCLRDCHAFPCENFSAGPYPFSEAFLSMQDRRLDSAAPPLDHNDRPIRVPAEYWETLRARDTNNLLNLTLFRAHPSGGLVFHFLNEDILVDMENACLKRETADGWRSMQDPLLELITLLYLNQVASLYPLGRDMVSAKDLKQAHYFKGRHELRLGPLLERYGEDLPGFASAAAYCEGRPLDMADAAYRFLPFPRVPLYYLLWKGDAEFEPKISVLFDRSIEECFSASGIWGLVNLVSFALLKGPRRKFDQ; translated from the coding sequence ATGCCTACAGGGGCCTGCGGAATCAACTGCGATGTGTGCAAACTGCGTCTTTTGGGGCTCTGCTCCACCTGCGGCCCGGGGAAGAGTCCGGAAGCGCAGAAAAAGCTTGCGGCCCAGAAGGCCGTCTTCGGGGGGACCTGCACCATCCTGGCCTGTGCAGTCATGAACCGGATCGACTACTGTTTGAGGGACTGCCATGCCTTTCCCTGCGAGAACTTCAGCGCCGGGCCTTATCCGTTCAGCGAGGCATTTTTATCCATGCAGGACCGCCGGTTGGACAGCGCGGCGCCCCCCCTGGATCATAACGACAGACCGATCCGGGTGCCCGCGGAGTATTGGGAGACGCTGAGGGCCAGGGATACGAATAATCTCCTCAATCTGACCCTGTTTCGGGCTCACCCCTCCGGGGGGCTGGTTTTTCATTTTCTAAATGAAGATATTCTGGTGGACATGGAGAATGCGTGTCTGAAAAGGGAGACCGCGGATGGGTGGAGATCGATGCAGGATCCCCTCCTCGAACTCATTACCCTCCTCTACCTCAATCAGGTGGCCTCTCTTTATCCCCTGGGGAGGGACATGGTGAGTGCCAAGGACCTCAAACAGGCCCACTACTTCAAAGGCCGGCATGAATTGAGGCTTGGTCCCTTGCTGGAAAGATATGGCGAGGATTTGCCCGGGTTTGCATCGGCGGCCGCCTATTGCGAAGGCCGGCCCCTTGACATGGCCGATGCGGCCTACCGCTTCCTCCCCTTTCCGAGGGTCCCTCTTTATTACCTCCTCTGGAAAGGGGATGCGGAATTTGAGCCCAAAATCTCGGTCTTGTTTGACCGCTCTATTGAAGAGTGCTTCTCAGCTTCCGGCATCTGGGGACTGGTCAATCTGGTCTCCTTCGCCCTCCTCAAGGGACCGCGAAGGAAGTTTGACCAGTGA
- a CDS encoding acetyl-CoA C-acetyltransferase yields MKDVVIAGYLRTAQSRSRPNDPARDWFCKMRGDELLAKLIPELIRRTGIEPREIDDFLVGCATAVGEQWAYGGRFPVFLGNLPETIPAKFLDQQCGSSMACIHVGFMEIAMGFSDIVFTAGYEHMTRIPMGGYTSDRGLIAPNMALFLDPSYQHWDMMTTLNMGLTAEKLFAQTDFTKEDMDRWGVRSHQLASQAQANGFFKDEILPIEAEQADGTTLTVDKDQAVRHDATLEGMAGLRPAFKKDGVITPGNSSPLNAAATSMVLMSKETARKKGIKPLATIRSVGYAGVDPTIMGAGPVPASRMALDKIAMTPTDMDYWEINEAFCIVALNAMKELGIDPEKVNVMGGGTAIGHALGATGIRLVGTLARILNEKKGRYGCANACVGGGQGVATVIEREEYDW; encoded by the coding sequence ATGAAAGACGTTGTGATTGCAGGATATTTGAGAACGGCCCAGTCGCGTTCCCGGCCGAACGATCCGGCCAGGGACTGGTTCTGCAAAATGCGGGGCGATGAACTCCTGGCCAAACTGATTCCGGAGCTCATCCGGAGAACCGGCATCGAGCCCAGGGAAATAGATGATTTTCTGGTGGGCTGCGCCACAGCGGTGGGGGAACAGTGGGCCTATGGCGGAAGGTTCCCCGTTTTTCTGGGCAATCTCCCCGAGACCATTCCGGCCAAGTTTCTGGATCAGCAGTGCGGATCCTCCATGGCCTGCATCCATGTAGGATTCATGGAGATCGCCATGGGATTTTCCGACATCGTCTTCACGGCGGGCTATGAACACATGACTCGCATCCCGATGGGCGGGTACACATCGGACCGCGGGCTGATAGCCCCCAATATGGCTCTCTTTCTGGATCCTTCCTATCAGCACTGGGACATGATGACGACCCTCAATATGGGGCTCACCGCAGAAAAGCTCTTTGCCCAGACCGATTTTACCAAGGAAGACATGGATCGATGGGGCGTTCGGTCCCACCAACTGGCCTCCCAGGCACAGGCAAATGGTTTTTTCAAGGACGAGATACTCCCCATCGAGGCGGAACAGGCCGACGGCACCACCCTCACCGTTGACAAAGACCAGGCGGTGCGACACGACGCGACCCTGGAAGGGATGGCCGGTCTCAGACCTGCCTTCAAGAAAGATGGGGTGATTACTCCGGGAAACTCCTCTCCGCTCAATGCCGCGGCCACCTCCATGGTGCTCATGTCCAAGGAGACGGCCAGGAAAAAGGGAATAAAGCCCCTTGCGACCATCCGCTCCGTCGGGTATGCCGGCGTGGATCCCACCATCATGGGCGCAGGACCGGTGCCTGCCAGCCGGATGGCCCTCGATAAAATCGCCATGACGCCCACAGATATGGACTACTGGGAGATCAACGAGGCCTTCTGCATCGTGGCCCTGAATGCCATGAAGGAACTCGGCATCGATCCTGAAAAGGTCAATGTGATGGGGGGCGGCACGGCCATCGGTCATGCCCTGGGGGCCACCGGCATCCGCCTGGTGGGGACCCTTGCCCGCATCCTCAACGAAAAGAAGGGACGTTACGGGTGCGCCAATGCCTGTGTGGGCGGGGGCCAGGGCGTGGCCACGGTCATTGAACGGGAGGAGTATGACTGGTAG
- a CDS encoding tail fiber domain-containing protein yields MIMRKSRGTPASKAIVNFGDCLGSVNFAGYDGENYRIAATIGAWVAGTPSSGSVPGMIAFFTSDGTYDSNGLGAERMRINSFGNVGIGMSGPAARIHIRGSGKNDAKVLIDAMEGDFPSVNFFNNNSQIGVVGWYRADDAMKFLYDTTLSSANGITLKPNGNIGIGITSPSYKLHVNGNAAGTSWTNICSREYKEDIRKVDTAAYPMMLAKLVDMELATYKYKKEYGGDGDTKLGFIAEDMPEEVLSKDGKGVDLYELLALTIGAVKAHQKETDELKAENDALRQEIRQIKAALGM; encoded by the coding sequence ATGATTATGAGAAAATCGAGAGGAACCCCTGCCTCAAAGGCAATAGTGAACTTTGGTGATTGCTTAGGTTCGGTCAACTTCGCTGGGTATGATGGCGAAAACTACAGAATCGCAGCTACGATTGGTGCTTGGGTTGCTGGCACGCCAAGTTCCGGAAGTGTACCTGGAATGATTGCTTTTTTTACCAGTGATGGCACATACGACAGCAATGGTCTTGGCGCGGAAAGAATGAGGATTAATAGCTTCGGCAATGTCGGCATCGGAATGTCGGGTCCGGCTGCGAGAATTCATATTAGAGGGTCGGGAAAAAATGATGCGAAAGTATTGATTGACGCAATGGAAGGTGATTTTCCAAGTGTTAATTTCTTTAACAACAATTCACAGATAGGCGTTGTAGGATGGTATAGGGCTGACGATGCGATGAAGTTTTTGTACGACACAACACTATCCAGCGCAAATGGGATAACGTTGAAACCAAACGGCAACATCGGTATCGGAATAACGAGTCCTTCCTACAAGCTTCATGTTAACGGCAATGCCGCGGGTACAAGCTGGACCAATATCTGTTCAAGGGAATACAAGGAAGACATTCGGAAGGTTGATACGGCTGCCTATCCGATGATGCTGGCCAAACTGGTGGATATGGAACTTGCGACCTATAAATACAAGAAAGAGTATGGCGGCGATGGAGACACTAAATTGGGATTTATAGCCGAGGACATGCCTGAGGAGGTTCTTTCAAAAGACGGCAAAGGGGTTGATCTCTACGAGTTGCTTGCTCTGACAATCGGCGCTGTTAAGGCCCATCAAAAGGAAACGGATGAGCTCAAGGCTGAAAATGATGCGCTGAGGCAGGAGATCCGGCAGATTAAGGCGGCGCTGGGAATGTAG
- the glmS gene encoding glutamine--fructose-6-phosphate transaminase (isomerizing), whose product MCGIVCYVGQKPAKPILLEGLKRLEYRGYDSAGLAVQEGETIHWERAVGKIVELAHKVNGLEMKGTAGIAHTRWATHGRPSEENAHPQRDRDDNIFVIHNGIIENYHVLKKKLEGEGTVFRSETDTEVLAHLIARHFDGDLGDAVRKTMAQVEGTFGIGVIHRQTPGQIVVARRGSPLIIGVSDDGHFVASDVAAMVRYTNKVVHLEENELATVTADGFSISTAQAKPVQRHTETVEWRAEDAELNGFPHFMLKEIYEQPAALENAIRGRLEPGEGVPKLGGIMPVWESLKESRHMVLVACGTSYYAASVGKYIFERLTEIDTEVGLGSEFRYRKLNFPPNTFIVAISQSGETADTLAAIKEAKRKGARLLGVINVVGSSISRETEAGIYNHAGPEIGVASTKNFTSQLTILTLLALLLGRHQNLSLTEGVQAIRALEALPGLIQKVLAQANHIEAISEKYCHCTNWLFLGRKYNYPIALEGALKLKEVSYIHAEGYAAGEMKHGPIALINPEMPTVAIIPQDEMHEKMLSNIHEIKSRKGPVIAIATEGDDKVRDIADDVIEIPSTLDFLNPILTVVPCQLLAYYCAKFLNRDIDKPRNLAKSVTVE is encoded by the coding sequence ATGTGTGGGATCGTGTGTTACGTGGGGCAAAAACCGGCAAAACCGATATTGCTGGAAGGATTGAAGCGGCTCGAATATCGGGGGTATGATTCTGCGGGTCTGGCTGTTCAGGAGGGTGAGACCATCCACTGGGAGCGGGCGGTGGGAAAGATCGTGGAGTTGGCCCACAAGGTGAACGGCCTGGAGATGAAAGGTACGGCCGGGATAGCCCATACCCGATGGGCCACCCACGGGAGGCCTTCGGAGGAGAATGCACACCCCCAGCGGGATCGGGATGATAACATATTTGTCATTCATAATGGGATCATTGAAAACTATCATGTTCTCAAAAAGAAACTGGAAGGGGAAGGGACTGTATTCAGGTCTGAGACCGATACCGAGGTCCTGGCCCACCTGATCGCGCGCCATTTCGACGGCGATCTCGGGGATGCGGTCCGAAAAACCATGGCCCAGGTGGAGGGGACCTTCGGGATCGGCGTGATTCACCGGCAGACCCCGGGGCAGATCGTGGTGGCCCGGCGGGGGAGCCCGCTGATCATCGGCGTCAGCGACGACGGGCATTTCGTGGCCTCGGATGTGGCGGCCATGGTGCGCTACACCAACAAGGTGGTCCACTTAGAGGAAAATGAACTGGCCACCGTGACGGCCGATGGATTTTCCATCTCCACGGCCCAGGCCAAACCGGTCCAGCGGCACACCGAGACCGTGGAGTGGCGGGCAGAGGACGCGGAGCTGAACGGCTTCCCCCATTTCATGCTCAAGGAGATCTATGAACAGCCGGCGGCCCTGGAGAATGCCATCCGGGGGAGGCTGGAGCCGGGAGAGGGGGTCCCGAAGCTGGGGGGGATCATGCCGGTCTGGGAGAGCCTCAAGGAATCGCGGCACATGGTCCTGGTGGCCTGCGGGACCTCCTATTATGCCGCCAGTGTGGGAAAATATATCTTTGAGCGTCTGACCGAGATCGATACGGAGGTGGGTCTTGGCTCGGAGTTTCGCTACCGGAAGCTCAACTTCCCGCCCAACACCTTCATTGTAGCCATCAGCCAGTCAGGAGAGACCGCCGACACGCTTGCAGCCATCAAGGAGGCCAAGCGGAAGGGGGCCCGTCTCCTCGGGGTGATCAATGTGGTGGGGAGTTCCATTTCCAGGGAAACAGAGGCCGGCATCTACAATCACGCCGGGCCTGAAATCGGCGTGGCCTCCACCAAGAATTTCACCTCGCAATTGACCATTCTGACCCTCCTGGCCCTTCTGTTGGGCCGTCATCAGAATCTTTCTCTGACCGAAGGGGTCCAGGCCATCCGGGCCCTGGAGGCCCTTCCCGGTTTGATACAGAAGGTGCTGGCCCAGGCCAACCATATCGAGGCCATTTCAGAGAAGTACTGCCACTGCACCAATTGGCTCTTTTTGGGGAGGAAATATAACTATCCCATTGCGCTGGAAGGTGCCTTGAAGCTCAAAGAGGTCTCCTATATCCATGCAGAAGGGTATGCAGCGGGGGAGATGAAGCACGGCCCCATTGCCTTGATCAACCCCGAGATGCCTACGGTCGCCATCATCCCCCAGGACGAGATGCACGAAAAGATGCTCAGCAATATCCATGAGATCAAGAGCCGCAAGGGTCCGGTGATCGCCATCGCCACAGAGGGGGATGACAAGGTGAGAGATATCGCGGACGACGTGATCGAGATCCCCTCGACCCTCGATTTTCTGAACCCCATCCTGACGGTTGTCCCCTGCCAGCTCCTGGCCTATTATTGCGCCAAGTTCCTCAATCGCGACATCGACAAACCGAGAAATCTGGCAAAGAGCGTGACCGTGGAATAG
- a CDS encoding MerR family transcriptional regulator — protein sequence MRISELSKLTNAPKETIHFYVREGLIPRPRKQGKNVADYDESYIERILLIRKIQDHFFLPLSLIKKIIKRHDRSPELKALLDLRVGYFSPLDQLLEEDVIGEEAFCNTTGMAAKWLTQFEEWGVISSTISDGKKVYSQDDVIMGRLLVDLDRAGFGPKDGFDPSSLRQYIDLFRKIVKLAHERFLNTHLDQFTPQENLERAIRGRELMGVFFYHLYRKLVQEEDSRFGNLGFRN from the coding sequence ATGCGAATCAGCGAGCTTTCAAAACTCACCAACGCCCCGAAAGAGACGATCCATTTCTATGTCCGGGAAGGCCTTATTCCGCGGCCCAGGAAACAGGGAAAAAACGTCGCGGACTATGACGAGAGCTATATCGAGCGCATCCTCCTGATCAGAAAAATCCAGGATCATTTTTTCCTCCCCCTCTCCCTTATTAAGAAGATCATCAAACGGCACGACCGATCCCCGGAGCTGAAGGCCCTTCTGGACCTGCGCGTGGGCTATTTCAGTCCCCTGGACCAGTTGCTGGAAGAAGACGTGATCGGAGAAGAGGCGTTCTGTAATACCACCGGCATGGCGGCCAAATGGCTCACGCAGTTTGAGGAGTGGGGCGTCATTTCATCCACAATCTCCGATGGCAAAAAGGTGTACTCCCAGGACGATGTCATCATGGGGAGGCTGCTGGTTGACCTGGACCGGGCCGGCTTCGGGCCCAAAGACGGATTCGACCCGTCTTCTCTGAGGCAGTATATCGACTTGTTTAGAAAGATCGTGAAACTCGCCCATGAAAGATTCCTCAATACCCATCTGGATCAATTTACGCCCCAGGAAAATCTGGAGAGGGCTATTCGAGGCCGGGAACTCATGGGGGTCTTTTTTTACCACCTGTACAGGAAACTGGTTCAGGAAGAAGACAGCCGGTTTGGGAATTTGGGGTTCAGAAATTGA
- a CDS encoding enoyl-CoA hydratase/isomerase family protein, giving the protein MKTDFQTIKVDREDNIAVLTINNPPVNQMSPQMMTDFAAAVSWAWAEEGVKAVVLTGTGKNFIAGADITQLKLVKHREDVMAAALQGARFLSSIETGPKPFIAAINGNCLGGGLETAMACHYRVAADGVNLGQPEVQIGLIPGAGGTQRLPRLIGLPNALEMITAGNPIKARQAWSRGLVDEVVPTESLLDAALKAARRFVSGELNLRMRMTRNVNHRLPSAAEKSAVLNYARVMTAQKARGYIAPFKAIDALEQGLGFDIDKDIEKEVALFSGCAVSDVAKNLINIFLNTRAAGNLPRIAGVQPARIKKAAMLGGGVMGSGIVHLLLQGGLETILWDISDEALRKGLAAVRKTFAYPIKKKKMTPADLDQKLRQQLTTTTSLADLKDVDLVIEAVLEDMEVKQGIWKQLDGICPAHAVFATNTSALPITEMAEVLKEPGRMIGLHFFNPAHRMQLLEIICAKKTSDQTLATAVAFARAIKKVPIVVNDGPGFYVSRQLGGLFGGSVYLVADGVDGAEIEAAMVDFGMPMGPAALADLTGIDINYHVNKTFEKRLGERYRVHPLTEAIYKTGCYGRKTGAGYLDYSGETPVPNKKVADVIAKYLKENNISPKKISRQDIVDLMLANAINEAATMIQEGICDRPQDMDLAMIYGTGFPPYRGGILRYADTWGIPKVYETLLALEKQYGSRFRPADLLKEMAASGKAFYPEE; this is encoded by the coding sequence ATGAAGACAGATTTTCAGACCATCAAGGTGGACAGGGAAGACAACATCGCCGTTCTCACCATCAACAACCCCCCTGTGAATCAGATGTCGCCCCAGATGATGACGGACTTTGCCGCAGCGGTCTCCTGGGCCTGGGCGGAAGAAGGGGTGAAGGCCGTGGTGCTGACAGGCACGGGCAAGAACTTTATTGCCGGGGCCGACATCACCCAGCTCAAACTCGTCAAACACCGCGAGGACGTGATGGCGGCGGCGCTCCAGGGGGCCCGTTTTCTCAGCAGCATCGAGACCGGTCCCAAGCCGTTTATCGCCGCCATCAACGGCAACTGCCTGGGAGGAGGCCTGGAGACCGCCATGGCATGTCACTACCGTGTGGCGGCCGACGGGGTGAACCTGGGGCAGCCCGAGGTGCAGATCGGACTCATCCCCGGGGCCGGGGGCACCCAGCGGCTTCCCAGGCTCATAGGACTTCCCAATGCCCTGGAGATGATTACTGCAGGCAACCCCATCAAGGCCCGGCAGGCCTGGTCAAGGGGTCTGGTGGACGAGGTAGTTCCGACGGAGAGTCTTCTCGATGCCGCCTTGAAAGCGGCCCGCCGGTTCGTTTCCGGAGAACTGAATCTTAGGATGCGGATGACCCGCAACGTGAATCACAGGCTTCCCAGCGCCGCGGAAAAGAGCGCGGTCCTCAATTATGCACGGGTCATGACCGCCCAGAAGGCCAGGGGCTATATTGCGCCGTTTAAGGCTATCGACGCCCTTGAGCAGGGTCTTGGATTCGATATCGACAAGGACATCGAAAAAGAGGTGGCCCTCTTCTCCGGCTGCGCCGTATCCGATGTCGCCAAAAACCTCATCAACATCTTTCTCAATACCCGGGCCGCCGGGAATCTCCCCAGAATTGCGGGCGTCCAACCCGCCCGGATCAAGAAGGCGGCCATGCTGGGGGGCGGGGTCATGGGATCAGGGATCGTCCATCTCCTCCTGCAGGGCGGGTTGGAGACTATCCTGTGGGATATCAGCGATGAGGCCCTCCGGAAGGGGCTGGCGGCTGTTCGAAAGACATTTGCTTATCCTATCAAGAAAAAAAAGATGACGCCGGCCGACCTTGACCAAAAACTCCGGCAACAGCTCACGACCACCACCTCCCTGGCCGATCTGAAGGACGTAGACCTCGTCATAGAGGCCGTGCTGGAAGATATGGAGGTGAAGCAGGGCATCTGGAAGCAACTGGATGGGATCTGCCCGGCACATGCCGTATTCGCCACCAACACCTCGGCGCTTCCCATCACCGAGATGGCCGAAGTGCTCAAGGAACCGGGCCGGATGATCGGACTCCATTTCTTCAATCCGGCCCATCGCATGCAGCTCCTCGAGATCATCTGCGCCAAAAAAACATCCGACCAGACCCTGGCCACGGCGGTCGCCTTTGCCCGTGCCATCAAGAAGGTCCCCATTGTAGTGAATGACGGTCCCGGCTTTTATGTCTCCCGGCAATTGGGCGGCCTCTTTGGGGGGTCCGTCTATCTCGTTGCAGACGGCGTGGACGGGGCCGAGATCGAGGCCGCCATGGTGGATTTCGGCATGCCGATGGGTCCGGCCGCCCTGGCCGATCTCACGGGCATCGACATCAATTACCATGTCAACAAGACCTTTGAAAAACGTCTGGGAGAGCGCTACAGGGTCCATCCCCTTACCGAGGCGATCTATAAGACCGGGTGTTACGGCCGCAAAACCGGGGCCGGTTACTTGGATTACAGCGGCGAAACGCCGGTCCCCAATAAGAAAGTTGCGGATGTGATTGCGAAATACTTGAAGGAAAACAACATCTCCCCGAAAAAGATCTCCCGGCAGGACATTGTGGACCTCATGCTGGCCAATGCCATCAATGAAGCCGCAACCATGATCCAGGAAGGGATCTGCGACCGGCCCCAGGACATGGACCTGGCCATGATTTACGGCACCGGATTCCCCCCCTATCGCGGCGGCATCCTCAGGTATGCCGACACATGGGGGATACCCAAGGTCTATGAGACTCTCCTGGCATTGGAAAAGCAATACGGGTCCCGGTTCAGGCCCGCCGATCTTTTGAAGGAGATGGCGGCCTCCGGAAAGGCCTTTTATCCCGAGGAATGA
- the ugpC gene encoding sn-glycerol-3-phosphate ABC transporter ATP-binding protein UgpC, whose amino-acid sequence MAGVRLEEIRKVYDNGHVAVAGATFEVADGEFLALVGPSGCGKSTLLRIIAGLETVSRGKVFIGDRLVNHVAPKDRDIAMVFQSYALYPHMSVAENLAFGLKLRRLSRVEIQRRVAGVAAMLGLEEVLESRPARLSGGQRQRVALGRALVREPSVFLLDEPLSNLDAKLRLSMRVEIARLHRKLGATMIYVTHDQIEAMTLGQRIVVLKGGEIQQIDTPMVLYQRPENLFVAGFLGSPAMNIFRGYLKVAEEPHLDLGDGEIMPLGIAPQAVGSYRDRAVAIGLRPEDLQPADGDTPVARPRITAVLEVVEPVGNEIFLNLSHAGKEIVLRTLPRPLPEPGATMTLTFDSKRLHFFDADTERRINL is encoded by the coding sequence ATGGCGGGTGTTCGTCTGGAAGAGATTCGAAAAGTTTATGATAATGGGCATGTGGCCGTGGCCGGCGCGACTTTTGAAGTGGCCGATGGCGAGTTCCTGGCCTTGGTGGGCCCGTCCGGCTGCGGCAAGAGCACGCTGCTGCGTATAATTGCGGGTCTGGAGACGGTCTCCCGGGGAAAGGTATTCATCGGAGACCGCCTGGTCAACCACGTGGCGCCCAAAGACAGGGACATTGCCATGGTATTTCAGAGTTATGCGTTATACCCCCACATGAGTGTGGCTGAAAACCTGGCCTTTGGTCTGAAGCTTCGTAGGCTGTCGCGGGTGGAAATACAAAGGCGGGTGGCCGGAGTAGCGGCCATGCTGGGGCTTGAAGAGGTCCTGGAGAGCCGGCCCGCGCGACTTTCCGGGGGCCAGCGCCAGCGCGTGGCATTGGGCCGTGCCCTCGTGCGCGAACCCAGCGTTTTCCTTCTTGACGAACCGCTTTCCAATCTCGATGCCAAGCTGCGGCTTTCCATGCGTGTGGAGATCGCCCGGCTCCATCGGAAACTGGGCGCCACCATGATCTACGTCACCCACGATCAGATCGAAGCCATGACCCTGGGTCAGCGCATCGTCGTGCTAAAGGGAGGGGAGATCCAGCAGATCGACACCCCCATGGTCCTGTACCAACGTCCGGAAAACCTTTTTGTGGCCGGCTTTCTCGGCAGCCCGGCCATGAACATCTTTCGAGGCTATTTGAAAGTTGCGGAGGAGCCGCATCTGGACCTCGGCGACGGTGAGATCATGCCCCTGGGAATTGCGCCTCAGGCGGTGGGGTCGTACCGCGATCGTGCAGTAGCCATAGGTCTGAGGCCCGAGGATCTGCAGCCGGCGGATGGAGATACCCCGGTTGCAAGGCCGCGCATAACGGCTGTATTGGAGGTGGTCGAGCCGGTCGGCAATGAGATTTTCCTCAATCTGTCTCATGCAGGGAAAGAAATCGTCCTGCGCACCCTGCCGAGGCCGCTGCCGGAGCCTGGCGCGACCATGACGTTGACCTTTGATTCCAAGCGGCTGCACTTTTTTGATGCCGACACCGAACGGCGCATTAACCTCTGA